One region of bacterium genomic DNA includes:
- a CDS encoding radical SAM protein, with protein sequence MRFLFVYPNVQRVYAPRLGISVLSAVLKEKGVETALFDSTMMRGPDIAPAFRAMVEAFEPDAVGFSVLSNEWALARDLLRMDCIKSLPRIVGGHHPTVDAEGCLAHCDYVVRGESEGALVELLDALGGGGDASSIPNVWSRNMLGMEVRNEMRELITDLDEAPIPDWNIFSIEHYTKNFLVNVRPGTRIVGQFEGSRGCPYQCTYCSSPHVMDMYKGKGTWRREKSPERMMREVKDFEEKNGLDMINWVDEIFLTQLPRLERLADLFSERVKKPFLFMERPEMVKEDKLAAIARAGAYSMSIGVESGDEQFRMKVLNRKMEEKTIIDSFRMARKHGIRTHAFNMVGLPYDNRDRMITTRELMKRVKPDTAQFSIFYPLVGTKLRELCEREGFLDPGNEMPENYYANSVLDMPTISKEDIIKYQTILEILCGRSGPWADFLWWLFETFPVTLVLRRRLRFLGEPVRYLETYGLAGSLKRVAFKLRRRFGHTLPQPEKTRA encoded by the coding sequence GTGCGGTTCCTTTTTGTGTACCCCAATGTCCAGCGCGTTTACGCGCCCCGGCTGGGCATTTCCGTCCTGTCCGCCGTGCTGAAGGAAAAGGGGGTCGAAACCGCTCTTTTTGATTCTACGATGATGCGCGGCCCGGACATCGCACCCGCCTTCCGGGCGATGGTGGAGGCGTTCGAGCCGGATGCGGTGGGCTTCAGCGTCCTGAGCAACGAGTGGGCGCTGGCGCGCGATCTTCTGCGGATGGATTGCATCAAGAGCCTGCCCCGGATCGTGGGCGGGCACCATCCCACCGTGGACGCCGAAGGCTGTCTGGCGCACTGCGACTATGTGGTCCGCGGGGAGAGCGAGGGCGCCCTCGTCGAGCTGCTCGATGCCCTGGGAGGCGGCGGCGACGCCTCGTCGATCCCCAACGTCTGGTCGCGCAACATGCTGGGCATGGAAGTGCGCAACGAGATGCGCGAGCTCATCACGGACCTCGACGAGGCGCCCATCCCCGACTGGAACATTTTCTCCATCGAGCACTACACGAAAAATTTCCTCGTGAACGTGAGGCCGGGCACCCGCATCGTGGGCCAGTTCGAGGGAAGCCGCGGCTGTCCCTACCAGTGCACCTACTGCAGCAGCCCGCACGTGATGGACATGTACAAGGGAAAGGGCACCTGGCGCCGCGAAAAAAGCCCCGAGCGGATGATGCGCGAGGTGAAGGATTTCGAGGAGAAGAACGGCCTCGACATGATCAACTGGGTGGATGAAATCTTCCTCACCCAGCTCCCCCGCCTGGAGAGGCTCGCGGACCTGTTCTCCGAGCGGGTGAAGAAGCCCTTCCTCTTCATGGAGCGGCCCGAGATGGTGAAGGAAGACAAGCTGGCCGCCATCGCGCGGGCCGGGGCTTATAGCATGTCGATCGGCGTCGAGAGCGGCGACGAGCAGTTCCGCATGAAGGTGCTCAACCGGAAAATGGAGGAAAAGACCATCATCGATTCCTTCCGGATGGCCCGAAAGCACGGCATCCGGACGCACGCCTTCAACATGGTGGGCTTGCCCTACGACAACCGCGACCGGATGATCACAACGCGGGAGCTCATGAAGCGCGTCAAGCCCGACACGGCGCAGTTCAGCATTTTCTACCCCCTGGTCGGAACCAAGCTGCGCGAGCTGTGCGAGCGGGAAGGCTTTCTGGATCCCGGCAACGAGATGCCGGAGAATTACTACGCCAACTCCGTTCTGGACATGCCCACGATCTCGAAAGAGGACATCATCAAATACCAGACCATTCTCGAGATCCTCTGCGGCCGCTCGGGCCCCTGGGCCGATTTCCTGTGGTGGCTTTTCGAGACCTTCCCCGTCACCCTGGTGCTTCGGCGGCGGCTGCGCTTTCTGGGAGAGCCCGTCCGGTATTTGGAGACCTACGGTCTCGCCGGAAGCCTGAAGCGGGTCGCCTTCAAGCTCCGGCGGAGGTTCGGCCACACGTTGCCGCAACCGGAAAAAACCCGGGCTTGA